The Rhodospirillales bacterium genome has a window encoding:
- a CDS encoding PhnD/SsuA/transferrin family substrate-binding protein, producing MTIASLPMYDLEPLREATDAWWRAIATALRCHGFRDVPDTLDRGDFGDRFDHWSSPDLLLSQTCGYPLTHDFADKVRLVAIPFYSAPHTVSHQYCSVVMVRDDDPATSIGDLRGKRAAVNGFDSQSGFNALRATVAPHARGGRFFSKVIETGHHHASLRKVAEGEADVCAIDCVSHALWCDTMPERVAGTRLLTTTPLAPNLPYVTHIGRRDEEVEAMQLALVEASGNTDVAEARKAVRLAGFNFLPASVYHTIEAMEQQAAALGYPDLA from the coding sequence ATGACCATCGCCAGCCTGCCCATGTACGATCTGGAACCGCTGCGCGAGGCAACCGATGCGTGGTGGCGGGCGATCGCCACGGCGCTTCGCTGTCACGGCTTCCGCGATGTGCCCGACACACTCGACCGCGGCGACTTCGGGGACCGGTTCGATCACTGGTCGTCGCCCGATCTGTTGCTCTCCCAGACCTGCGGCTATCCGCTGACCCACGACTTCGCAGACAAGGTCCGGCTGGTGGCGATCCCCTTCTACAGCGCGCCGCACACCGTGAGTCACCAGTACTGCAGCGTTGTCATGGTCCGTGACGATGACCCCGCGACGTCGATCGGGGACCTGCGCGGCAAACGCGCCGCGGTGAACGGCTTCGACTCCCAATCCGGTTTCAACGCGCTGCGCGCCACGGTCGCGCCCCATGCCCGCGGCGGCCGCTTCTTCAGCAAGGTGATCGAAACGGGACATCACCACGCCTCGCTGCGCAAGGTGGCGGAGGGCGAGGCCGACGTCTGCGCCATCGACTGCGTGTCCCACGCACTGTGGTGCGACACGATGCCCGAACGGGTTGCAGGCACGCGTCTGCTCACCACCACCCCGCTCGCGCCGAACCTGCCCTATGTCACCCATATCGGGCGGCGCGACGAGGAGGTCGAGGCGATGCAACTGGCTCTGGTCGAGGCGTCCGGGAACACCGATGTCGCCGAGGCCCGAAAGGCCGTGCGGCTGGCCGGATTCAACTTTCTGCCGGCCTCGGTCTACCACACGATCGAGGCAATGGAGCAACAGGCAGCCGCTCTGGGATACCCGGATCTGGCCTGA
- a CDS encoding GFA family protein, which yields MTGNAHHEDNHGANNTGGCLCGAVRYTVTGAMREVVACHCGQCQRMHGNFAAYSACDTDRLGFDTDEGLTWFRASDTAQRGFCRHCGSSLFWKPDFADYVAVSAGTLDQPTNLRLAKHIFTADKPDWYEICDGLTRHEGSSFGRDA from the coding sequence ATGACCGGCAATGCCCACCACGAGGACAACCACGGGGCCAACAACACTGGCGGCTGCCTGTGCGGTGCCGTGCGTTACACCGTGACAGGCGCTATGCGCGAGGTGGTCGCCTGTCATTGCGGCCAGTGCCAACGGATGCACGGCAACTTCGCGGCTTACAGCGCCTGCGACACGGACCGGCTCGGATTCGACACGGACGAGGGGCTGACCTGGTTTCGCGCTTCGGACACGGCGCAACGCGGCTTCTGCCGGCATTGCGGATCGAGCCTGTTCTGGAAGCCGGATTTTGCCGATTACGTCGCAGTCTCGGCAGGCACTCTCGATCAGCCGACCAACCTCAGGCTGGCGAAACACATCTTCACCGCCGACAAGCCGGACTGGTACGAGATCTGCGACGGCCTGACCCGGCATGAAGGCAGTTCGTTCGGGCGAGACGCATGA
- a CDS encoding helix-turn-helix transcriptional regulator gives MRPYDRRDATRVFRERLMAVIKRQGGSQAAFARQIGVDRSTLSQLLSTREDRLPRADTVAAIAQTCQVSADWLLGLSQQEQADDAIIGTPLEIATDAWDPANRKLRAWHAEAAGYKVRYVPTTLPDLLKTRQVNAFEYNASKGMSPELAVRTAQDHLAYSRRPETDMEICSSLHALEGFAAGEGIWRDLPTEARHQQLETIATLADELYPTVRWFLFDALERYAPPMTIFGPKRAVLYTGEVYFVFNSTDHIRLLTQHFDSLIRSAVVQPPEIPGLARHLLATMDE, from the coding sequence ATGCGTCCCTACGACAGACGCGACGCCACCCGTGTGTTCCGCGAACGCCTGATGGCAGTCATCAAGCGGCAGGGCGGCAGCCAGGCCGCCTTCGCCCGGCAGATCGGCGTCGATCGCTCGACGCTGTCGCAGCTTCTCAGCACCCGGGAGGACCGGCTGCCCCGCGCCGACACGGTCGCGGCCATCGCGCAGACCTGCCAGGTCAGCGCCGACTGGCTGCTCGGCCTGAGCCAGCAGGAGCAGGCAGACGACGCGATCATCGGCACGCCGCTGGAGATCGCGACCGACGCGTGGGACCCGGCCAACCGGAAGCTGCGCGCGTGGCATGCCGAGGCGGCCGGCTACAAGGTGCGCTATGTGCCGACCACCCTGCCCGATCTGCTGAAGACCCGGCAGGTCAACGCGTTCGAGTACAACGCCAGCAAGGGCATGAGCCCGGAGCTCGCCGTGCGCACGGCCCAGGACCACCTTGCCTACTCACGCCGGCCCGAGACCGATATGGAGATCTGCAGTTCGCTCCATGCCCTGGAGGGGTTTGCGGCCGGCGAGGGCATCTGGCGCGACCTGCCGACGGAGGCGCGGCATCAACAGCTCGAAACCATCGCAACCCTGGCCGACGAACTCTATCCGACGGTGCGCTGGTTTCTTTTCGACGCTCTGGAGCGTTACGCACCGCCGATGACGATCTTCGGGCCCAAACGTGCGGTGCTATACACGGGCGAGGTCTATTTCGTCTTCAACAGCACCGACCATATTCGGCTACTCACGCAACACTTCGATTCCCTGATACGGTCGGCCGTCGTCCAGCCGCCGGAGATCCCGGGACTGGCGCGACATCTCCTGGCAACGATGGACGAATAA
- a CDS encoding fatty acid desaturase, which yields MTIRTDTLRADTPALWRRWELPTWGVILVIYASWLALTWWHAALPAWLIIPVAAILLCWHGHLQHEVLHGHPTRITWLNELLVFPPLGMWFPYGLYRDTHLAHHMDFHLTCPIDDPESCYVTPRQWERMGAFRKAVLRFNNTVLGRLSIGPALATGALCGDAVRRLAQGDTTDLNSWVLHAIGCALVLTWLVGVVGFPLWLYLPCMYLGVSLIMMRSYAEHRPAVSVDHRICINEAEAPMALLFLNNNLHAVHHELPGTAWYELPRIYRENRDAWLEANGGFLWKGYRDIVRQFLFVPKDEPVHPNVHPNVEELAPEAQHT from the coding sequence ATGACAATCCGAACCGACACCTTGCGAGCAGACACCCCGGCGCTGTGGCGTCGCTGGGAACTGCCCACCTGGGGCGTGATCCTTGTGATCTACGCCAGCTGGCTTGCGCTGACATGGTGGCACGCCGCCTTGCCGGCATGGCTCATCATTCCTGTCGCGGCAATTCTGCTGTGCTGGCACGGCCATCTGCAGCACGAGGTGCTCCACGGTCACCCCACGCGCATCACCTGGCTGAACGAGCTCCTGGTCTTCCCGCCGCTCGGCATGTGGTTTCCGTACGGGCTCTATCGTGACACACATCTTGCGCACCACATGGACTTCCATCTGACATGTCCGATCGACGATCCCGAGAGCTGCTACGTCACGCCCCGGCAGTGGGAGCGGATGGGTGCGTTCCGCAAGGCCGTGCTTCGGTTCAACAACACGGTCCTTGGCCGCTTATCGATCGGTCCGGCCCTTGCGACCGGCGCGCTCTGCGGCGACGCTGTCCGTCGCTTGGCGCAGGGTGACACCACCGATCTCAACAGCTGGGTCCTGCATGCCATCGGCTGTGCCCTGGTTCTGACCTGGCTCGTCGGCGTGGTGGGCTTTCCGCTCTGGCTCTACCTGCCCTGCATGTATCTCGGGGTTTCGCTGATCATGATGCGGTCCTATGCCGAGCATCGTCCGGCGGTCTCGGTCGATCACCGCATCTGTATCAACGAGGCCGAAGCGCCCATGGCCCTGCTCTTCCTCAACAACAACCTGCACGCGGTGCACCACGAACTGCCGGGTACCGCGTGGTACGAACTGCCGCGTATCTACCGCGAGAACCGGGACGCCTGGCTCGAAGCCAACGGCGGGTTTCTGTGGAAGGGCTACCGCGACATCGTCAGGCAGTTTCTCTTCGTGCCGAAGGACGAGCCTGTCCATCCGAACGTTCATCCGAATGTCGAAGAGCTGGCACCGGAGGCGCAGCACACCTGA
- a CDS encoding AbrB family transcriptional regulator produces the protein MIPRLPWPTRRQLLWATITLAIGTAGGIVFDSVGVPAAFLAGSMIAVALAALARVPVALPMPLREAAFVILGAILGTTVDRRTLDALPEWPVSLVGLLIGLVLLMTLVPLYLERLHGIDRRTARMCAIPGALGHVVVLALQLNVDARRVAILHTLRLATLLTLIPAVGALNDELRHVALAGARPALDWGPAILLIALSCAIVPLVKTLRFPAPTFIAPMLFVGGLSMTGVVDGLMPGELLYPSLIVSGSVVGARFAGTTLPYMWHSLKAGVGGILLGIVLMGLMAWPVSVFTGVPFVQLWLAYAPGGFDAMPVLAFSLGLDPAFVAGHQLIRFVAISAALPFLFRWPKDVDS, from the coding sequence GTGATACCGCGCTTGCCATGGCCGACGCGGCGTCAGCTGCTCTGGGCGACGATCACGCTTGCCATCGGAACGGCGGGCGGCATCGTCTTCGATTCGGTCGGCGTTCCCGCTGCCTTCCTGGCCGGTTCGATGATAGCCGTCGCGCTGGCGGCGCTGGCCAGGGTGCCGGTCGCCCTGCCGATGCCCCTGCGCGAGGCTGCGTTTGTCATCCTCGGCGCGATCCTGGGTACGACCGTGGATCGCCGGACCCTCGACGCCCTGCCCGAGTGGCCGGTCTCCCTTGTCGGCTTGCTGATCGGCCTGGTGCTGTTGATGACGCTGGTTCCGCTCTACCTGGAGCGGCTGCACGGGATCGACCGCCGCACGGCGCGCATGTGCGCCATTCCGGGCGCGCTCGGCCATGTCGTCGTGCTTGCCCTGCAGCTCAATGTCGACGCACGGCGTGTTGCCATCCTCCACACCCTGCGTCTGGCCACGCTTCTCACGCTGATTCCTGCGGTCGGCGCGCTCAACGACGAACTCAGGCATGTTGCGCTTGCGGGCGCGAGACCGGCGCTCGACTGGGGTCCGGCGATCCTGCTGATCGCGCTGTCATGTGCCATCGTGCCGCTTGTGAAGACGTTGCGCTTCCCGGCACCGACCTTCATCGCGCCGATGTTGTTCGTCGGCGGGCTCTCAATGACCGGTGTGGTCGACGGCCTCATGCCGGGCGAGCTTCTGTATCCGTCGCTGATCGTCAGCGGTTCGGTCGTCGGTGCCCGCTTTGCCGGGACGACGCTGCCCTACATGTGGCACAGCCTGAAGGCCGGTGTCGGCGGCATCCTGCTGGGCATCGTCCTGATGGGTCTGATGGCCTGGCCCGTTTCGGTGTTCACCGGCGTGCCCTTCGTCCAACTCTGGCTTGCCTATGCGCCAGGCGGCTTTGATGCCATGCCGGTGCTTGCCTTCTCGCTCGGCCTGGACCCGGCGTTTGTCGCGGGCCACCAGCTCATCCGTTTTGTTGCGATCAGCGCGGCGCTCCCGTTCCTCTTCCGCTGGCCGAAGGACGTGGACTCGTGA